The following coding sequences are from one Ovis canadensis isolate MfBH-ARS-UI-01 breed Bighorn chromosome 25, ARS-UI_OviCan_v2, whole genome shotgun sequence window:
- the TBATA gene encoding protein TBATA: MATEVRAQLAEHSLPSPKAEPKQEKKSGCRPRSHGDSGPQKEPMIPGIMDFKLIREAVRTSKPQTPSAYRFGRLSHHSFFSRHHPQPQHVTHIQDLTGKPVCVVRDELSLATSPQATLLSRYLIRMPTISVPVGDPQSNRDPRLYSEAWKKELKDLASRVAIFTKESELKSKEKEEPQREQGAKYSAETGRLIPASTRAMIRRHSHQGRNQPASRDGGDQTFVLQDQELLILELLSQILQTDSLNAIQFWLLYAPTKEKDTALGLLQTAVAQLLPQPLVSIPAEKLLNQLLEVQDSLQERHQLPYSQSPKKMKTPPLSKSEKPENIGKAQVLRVHSSQNPEKKAAKAEG; the protein is encoded by the exons ATGGCCACAGAAGTGAGGGCCCAATTGGCAGAGCATTCACTGCCGAG TCCAAAGGCTGAGccgaaacaggaaaagaagtccGGTTGCCGGCCAAGGAGCCACGGGGACAGCGGGCCACAGAAAGAACCGATGATCCCAGGGATCATGGATTTCAAGCTGATCCGAGAGGCAGTGAGGACATCCAAGCCCCAAACTCCCAGTGCCTACCGCTTTGGTCGCCTCAGCCACCACTCCTTCTTCTCCAggcaccacccccagccccagcacgTGACCCACATCCAAG ATCTCACCGGGAAGCCTGTCTGTGTCGTCAGGGACGAGCTCTCTCTGGCCACCTCTCCTCAAGCCACACTCTTATCCCGCTATCTGATCAGGATGCCCACCATCTCGGTGCCTGTTGGAGACCCGCAGTCCAATCGGGACCCCCGGCTTTATTCTG AGGCCTGGAAGAAGGAGTTGAAGGACCTGGCTTCCCGGGTGGCCATCTTCACCAAGGAGAGTGAGCTGAAGAGCAAGGAG AAGGAGGAGCCTCAGCGGGAACAAGGGGCAAAGTACTCAGCAGAGACTGGCAGGCTCATCCCTGCTTCTACCCGGGCCATGATCCGCCGCCACTCCCACCAGGGCCGAAACCAGCCTGCGAGCAGAGATGGAGGAGACCAGACCTTTGTCCTACAGGATCAGGAGCTGCTG ATACTGGAACTGCTTTCGCAAATTCTGCAGACAGACTCCTTGAATGCTATCCAGTTTTGGCTACTCTACGCGCCCACCAAGG AGAAAGACACGGCACTAGGGCTCCTGCAGACCGCGGTGGCTCagctccttccccagcccctggtgTCCATCCCAGCAGAAAAACTCCTGAACCAGCTCCTGGAAGTTCAAGACTCACTTCAAGAGAGGCACCAGCTACCCTACAG CCAATCCCCGAAGAAGATGAAGACACCACCTCTATCAAAAAGCGAAAAACCAG